A part of Aegilops tauschii subsp. strangulata cultivar AL8/78 chromosome 2, Aet v6.0, whole genome shotgun sequence genomic DNA contains:
- the LOC141042077 gene encoding probable LRR receptor-like serine/threonine-protein kinase At1g56130 produces the protein MLFQVWELYENGNPLDFVDPKLSKFNSEEVLRMIRVTLICTQGSPHRRPSMSRVVQMLTGDADMAGEEVIKPSYITEWHVKAGSSSSYTGTSSQAGMSSSSTTQQSFSAGPAAGGDATPATGNPSPMFTSIIDEGR, from the coding sequence ATGCTTTTTCAGGTGTGGGAGCTATACGAGAACGGCAACCCCCTGGACTTCGTGGACCCCAAGCTTTCGAAATTCAACAGCGAGGAGGTGCTCCGGATGATCCGCGTCACGCTTATCTGCACCCAGGGGTCGCCCCACCGACGGCCGTCGATGTCGAGGGTGGTGCAGATGCTGACGGGAGACGCGGACATGGCCGGGGAGGAGGTGATCAAGCCGAGCTACATCACGGAGTGGCATGTCAAGgctgggagcagcagcagctacACGGGCACGAGCAGCCAGGCCGGTATGTCGTCATCGTCGACCACGCAGCAGTCTTTCAGCGCCGGCCCTGCTGCGGGCGGGGATGCCACGCCGGCGACCGGGAACCCGTCGCCGATGTTCACCTCCATCATCGACGAGGGCAGGTGA
- the LOC141041203 gene encoding probable LRR receptor-like serine/threonine-protein kinase At1g56130, producing MSGHVAEKIDVFAFGVIALEIVADESNHHTRLEEDTTYTIRKGKVWDLYENGRAPLHFVDPKLSKFNSKEMLRVIRVALICTQGTPHRRPSMSRVVSMLTGDANMAGEEVIKPSCITEWQVKARSSSSYTGTSS from the exons ATGAGCGGCCACGTGGCTGAGAAGATTGATGTGTTTGCATTCGGCGTGATAGCACTAGAGATTGTTGCTGATGAATCGAACCATCACACTAGGCTTGAAGAGGATACAACTTATACTATTCGAAAAGGTAAG GTGTGGGACCTGTACGAGAACGGCAGGGCCCCCCTCCACTTTGTGGACCCCAAGCTCTCAAAGTTTAACAGCAAGGAGATGCTCCGGGTGATCCGCGTCGCGCTCATATGCACCCAGGGGACGCCCCACCGACGGCCGTCCATGTCGAGGGTGGTGTCGATGCTCACAGGAGACGCCAACATGGCCGGGGAAGAGGTGATCAAGCCGAGCTGCATCACGGAGTGGCAGGTCAAGGCCAGGAGCAGCAGCAGCTACACGGGCACGAGCAGCTAG